Proteins encoded together in one Hydrogenobacter hydrogenophilus window:
- the tpiA gene encoding triose-phosphate isomerase encodes MKLISANWKMNMTPTQTKDYIAKFLPLVRDVKDREILLCVPYTSLCVASDLLKGTHIKLGAQNVYYEPKGAFTGEISVAMLKDLGVSYVIVGHSERRWIFGERDETINRKLLACLDGGLRPILCVGERLEEREAGLTFKVVETQIRLALSSLEDYTDMIDIAYEPVWAIGSGNPATPKDAQAVHKFIKDILKSINKNYQGKTRVLYGGSVNLNNAREFINTQDVDGLLVGSASLDPESFAQIVNAS; translated from the coding sequence ATGAAGCTTATTTCCGCTAACTGGAAGATGAACATGACACCTACACAGACAAAAGATTACATTGCTAAATTTTTACCCTTGGTCAGAGATGTAAAAGATAGGGAGATACTCCTCTGTGTACCTTACACATCTTTGTGCGTTGCCTCTGATCTGCTAAAGGGGACTCACATAAAGCTTGGAGCTCAGAATGTTTATTATGAACCAAAGGGAGCTTTTACTGGTGAGATATCGGTAGCTATGCTCAAAGATCTGGGTGTATCTTATGTGATAGTTGGTCATTCAGAGAGGCGCTGGATCTTTGGTGAAAGGGACGAGACTATAAACAGAAAACTTCTGGCATGTCTTGATGGGGGTCTCAGGCCTATACTTTGTGTAGGTGAAAGGTTGGAGGAAAGAGAAGCAGGACTTACTTTTAAGGTTGTTGAAACCCAAATCAGGCTTGCACTGTCCTCTTTAGAAGATTATACAGACATGATAGACATAGCCTACGAACCCGTTTGGGCTATAGGAAGCGGAAATCCAGCAACACCTAAGGACGCGCAAGCAGTCCACAAGTTTATAAAGGATATTCTCAAAAGCATTAATAAGAACTATCAAGGCAAAACACGCGTCCTTTACGGAGGAAGCGTAAATCTTAACAACGCACGAGAGTTTATAAATACGCAGGATGTAGATGGTCTTTTAGTGGGTAGTGCCAGTTTAGACCCTGAATCCTTTGCTCAAATAGTAAATGCCTCTTAA
- the fbp gene encoding fructose-1,6-bisphosphate aldolase/phosphatase has protein sequence MRITLSVIKADVGGYVGHSSVHPDMLETIREVIREEVKKGNLIDADTLVCGDDTALVMTHTHGVDSEIVHGIAWKAFEKATQVAKKLKLYGAGQDILSTAFSGNVKGMGPGVAEMEFEERPSEPVIIFFADKTSPSAWNLPLYEMFADPMVCAGLVIDPKMHDGFTFEVLDTYTGKAVKLSTPAELYELLALIGAVERYAVRNVWRNHDGEIAATASTQRLSLIAGKYVGKDDPVMIVRAQAGFPAVGEILEPFARPWIVEGWMRGSHNGPLMPVSFRYATPTRFDGPPRVIAAGYQLAEGKLIGPRDLFDDPAFDKAREQAQIIADILRRQGIFEPHRLPSEEMEYTTLPKILKKLEERFYEVEAPKKPVEETSEKHDVD, from the coding sequence ATGAGGATAACACTGAGCGTGATCAAAGCGGATGTAGGGGGTTATGTGGGACACTCTTCTGTACATCCAGACATGTTAGAAACTATAAGAGAGGTTATAAGAGAAGAGGTTAAAAAAGGAAACCTCATTGATGCGGATACGCTCGTTTGTGGTGATGACACCGCTTTGGTAATGACACATACTCACGGCGTTGACAGTGAGATAGTTCACGGTATAGCTTGGAAAGCCTTTGAAAAAGCAACACAGGTGGCAAAAAAGTTAAAGCTTTACGGTGCAGGTCAGGACATTTTGTCCACCGCCTTTTCTGGGAATGTTAAAGGTATGGGTCCTGGTGTGGCGGAGATGGAGTTTGAAGAAAGACCATCAGAGCCTGTGATCATCTTCTTTGCTGATAAGACCTCCCCAAGTGCTTGGAACTTACCTCTTTATGAGATGTTTGCGGACCCTATGGTGTGTGCAGGGCTTGTGATAGACCCCAAAATGCACGACGGATTTACCTTTGAGGTGCTTGACACTTACACAGGAAAGGCGGTAAAGCTCTCAACACCCGCAGAGCTTTATGAACTATTGGCTCTCATAGGTGCTGTAGAGAGGTATGCAGTAAGGAATGTGTGGAGAAATCACGACGGTGAGATAGCAGCAACCGCTTCAACCCAAAGGCTTTCTCTTATAGCAGGCAAGTATGTAGGAAAAGATGACCCTGTTATGATAGTTAGAGCACAGGCTGGTTTTCCTGCGGTAGGTGAGATATTAGAACCCTTTGCAAGGCCATGGATAGTGGAGGGTTGGATGAGAGGATCTCACAACGGACCCCTTATGCCAGTATCCTTCAGATACGCAACACCCACCAGATTTGACGGTCCTCCAAGGGTGATAGCTGCAGGTTATCAGCTTGCGGAAGGTAAGCTCATAGGACCCAGAGACCTCTTTGATGATCCAGCCTTTGACAAGGCAAGAGAACAAGCTCAGATCATTGCAGACATACTAAGAAGACAGGGCATATTTGAACCTCACAGACTACCTTCTGAAGAGATGGAGTACACAACACTTCCTAAGATACTAAAGAAGCTTGAGGAAAGGTTTTACGAAGTGGAAGCTCCCAAAAAACCTGTAGAAGAAACATCGGAAAAACACGATGTAGACTAA
- a CDS encoding PA2779 family protein, with translation MMKYLRKKAVVLTVASAFFFVNSAPALAGLVDSKHTFEVSSQRDQDMQKVQRVLESKVVQEKLKAYGLSKEEIQEKLSQLSDEQIHMLAKASDKVLAGGDGIGLAIAVVVLLILVVILLKLLNKEIIIR, from the coding sequence ATGATGAAGTATCTTAGGAAGAAGGCTGTTGTGCTGACTGTTGCCTCTGCCTTTTTCTTTGTAAACTCAGCACCAGCATTAGCGGGTCTTGTAGATTCCAAACACACTTTTGAGGTGTCTTCCCAAAGAGATCAGGACATGCAAAAGGTACAAAGAGTCTTAGAAAGCAAGGTAGTGCAAGAGAAACTAAAAGCTTATGGGCTCAGCAAGGAAGAAATACAGGAAAAACTCTCCCAACTTAGTGATGAGCAAATACACATGCTTGCAAAGGCTTCTGATAAGGTCTTAGCGGGTGGTGATGGCATAGGTTTAGCTATTGCGGTCGTAGTGCTTCTTATACTGGTAGTAATACTTCTTAAGCTTCTCAACAAAGAGATCATCATAAGGTGA
- the gspC gene encoding type II secretion system protein GspC codes for MILFFYFYLLPSMRISVPEVKRESYTPPDLSFIFKEQKLAELKDLSHLRLLATASGGIKLALLEVNGKAKVVRIGSDIDGYRVVDIQRNYLLLSDGKDTKAIGFSFETAKTPAFEPTAGTPKLSESLSAVVSKREIENVTADPGIMFRQIRLVPYVQNGQTRGFLFEWVDPQSIFSKAGIKAGDILISINNQDIKSGEDAFRILQALRNENSLKVSLMREGRLIEINLRVE; via the coding sequence ATGATTCTGTTTTTTTACTTTTACTTATTACCTTCGATGAGGATCTCTGTACCTGAAGTGAAAAGAGAAAGCTACACACCTCCAGACCTGAGTTTTATATTTAAAGAACAAAAACTTGCAGAGCTTAAAGACTTGAGCCATCTGCGTCTGTTGGCTACAGCGAGCGGTGGAATAAAGTTAGCTCTTTTGGAGGTAAACGGAAAAGCCAAAGTGGTAAGAATAGGAAGTGATATAGATGGATACAGGGTTGTGGATATACAGAGAAACTACCTTCTTCTCAGTGATGGAAAAGATACTAAAGCGATAGGTTTTAGTTTTGAAACCGCAAAAACTCCTGCCTTTGAGCCTACTGCAGGAACACCTAAACTTTCGGAAAGCTTATCTGCTGTAGTTTCCAAAAGAGAAATAGAAAATGTAACTGCGGACCCAGGTATTATGTTCAGGCAGATAAGATTGGTGCCTTACGTTCAGAATGGACAAACAAGGGGTTTTCTCTTTGAGTGGGTAGACCCACAGAGTATATTTTCTAAGGCTGGTATAAAAGCGGGTGATATACTCATATCCATAAACAACCAAGACATAAAGAGTGGTGAAGATGCCTTTAGGATACTTCAGGCTCTACGAAACGAAAACAGTCTTAAGGTGAGCCTTATGAGAGAAGGAAGGCTCATAGAAATTAACTTGAGGGTAGAGTGA
- the gspD gene encoding type II secretion system secretin GspD yields MRVLFLLILLLFSVEVYAQSAEEIQKQAQEQRRTGRVYLNFQNADISLIAKFMSELTGKNIVLDPNVKGSLTISSAKPLSIKEAWDLFVLSLSMQGYGVIEEKNFVRIVPLQQAVSFAPFKKTGTSGEVVIYLYKAQNVQALQLQQAIQPFLSPFAKSAIHQQSNTLIVADISKNVDKIKSILKQLDSSEGSLRVVVYRLERAKADTVFQSLQALSLAFQQQLGTPTFITFNRDSNSIIVAGSESVQNIIKQVISTLDTQSFGTLERSFYLIPLKYISAEEIYKSLQSLFKGITPPPTVQIPETYLPPQMPEIRGLETPLRKEEQPRQVQTQFLPIETKEGMRIGFDRGTNSVILYATPQEYQGVKSLVEKMDVKRKQVLIAASVIEMSTSKALDIGVKWQIIGTQGGASFGGGSLQDVYNAILSGNFIMGVLSSSGRSITVGGTQLFFPDLLLLFSLLESGSGFNILSNPKVLTLDNQSAEIKVGQVIPYASGVKFDINGQPVITYDYKEVGLDLSVIPSVSGKDLRLQIKLKLQDIIDYIRPQIGTLSYAVPVTSNRQVNSDVVVENGQTVIIGGLVNTKTLESTQGIPGLKDLPAVGRLFRRDTKTEDKVSLFIFLTPYVIESPEELSKITQEHQKMAEELKRAMEKRYNEKKEP; encoded by the coding sequence ATGCGAGTGCTTTTTCTCCTTATACTTCTTTTGTTCAGCGTAGAGGTTTATGCTCAAAGCGCAGAAGAAATTCAAAAGCAAGCTCAGGAACAGAGAAGAACTGGCAGGGTTTATCTGAACTTTCAAAATGCAGACATCTCTTTGATAGCTAAGTTTATGTCCGAGCTTACTGGCAAAAACATAGTTTTGGACCCCAATGTAAAAGGGAGCCTTACCATAAGCTCTGCAAAGCCACTCAGTATAAAGGAAGCATGGGACCTTTTTGTTCTGTCCTTGTCCATGCAAGGTTATGGAGTTATAGAAGAAAAAAACTTCGTCAGAATAGTTCCCCTGCAGCAGGCGGTATCTTTTGCACCTTTTAAAAAGACAGGCACTTCTGGAGAGGTGGTTATATACCTCTATAAAGCACAAAATGTTCAAGCACTTCAGCTACAGCAAGCTATACAACCCTTCCTTTCACCCTTTGCCAAAAGCGCCATACATCAGCAGTCAAATACTCTCATTGTAGCGGACATATCCAAGAATGTAGACAAAATTAAATCTATACTTAAACAGCTGGACTCTTCTGAGGGATCTCTAAGAGTAGTGGTCTATAGGTTGGAAAGGGCGAAAGCGGACACCGTATTCCAGAGCCTTCAGGCTTTGAGTCTTGCCTTTCAACAACAGCTTGGCACTCCTACCTTCATAACCTTTAATAGGGACAGCAACTCCATAATAGTTGCAGGTTCAGAAAGCGTGCAAAATATAATAAAGCAGGTTATAAGCACTTTAGACACTCAGAGTTTTGGCACATTAGAGAGGAGCTTTTACCTTATACCCCTCAAATACATATCTGCTGAGGAAATATACAAAAGCCTGCAGAGTCTTTTCAAAGGTATAACCCCACCTCCAACAGTGCAAATTCCAGAAACTTACCTACCACCACAAATGCCAGAGATAAGAGGTTTAGAAACCCCTTTAAGGAAAGAAGAACAGCCAAGGCAGGTACAGACGCAATTTCTACCCATAGAAACAAAAGAGGGCATGAGAATAGGTTTTGACAGAGGGACTAACTCGGTAATCCTTTATGCAACACCTCAGGAATACCAAGGAGTAAAGTCTTTGGTAGAAAAGATGGATGTAAAAAGAAAGCAAGTGCTAATAGCAGCAAGCGTTATAGAGATGAGCACCAGCAAAGCTTTAGACATAGGCGTCAAGTGGCAGATAATAGGCACTCAGGGTGGTGCAAGCTTTGGTGGTGGAAGTCTTCAAGATGTTTATAATGCCATACTTTCGGGCAACTTTATTATGGGTGTTCTTAGCAGTTCAGGGAGGAGTATAACTGTAGGAGGTACTCAGCTTTTCTTCCCTGACCTGTTGCTTTTGTTTTCTCTGTTAGAAAGCGGTAGTGGTTTTAATATACTGTCCAATCCCAAGGTGCTCACCTTAGACAACCAATCTGCAGAGATAAAGGTGGGTCAAGTGATCCCTTACGCTTCGGGTGTTAAGTTTGACATAAACGGTCAGCCAGTTATTACTTACGACTACAAGGAAGTAGGATTAGACTTAAGCGTAATCCCCAGCGTATCTGGAAAGGATCTCAGACTACAGATAAAGCTGAAGCTTCAGGACATCATAGACTACATAAGACCACAGATAGGAACTTTGAGCTACGCTGTACCTGTGACTTCCAACCGCCAGGTAAACTCCGATGTAGTAGTAGAAAACGGACAGACGGTAATAATAGGCGGTCTTGTAAACACAAAGACCTTAGAGAGTACTCAAGGTATTCCCGGACTTAAAGACCTCCCTGCGGTGGGCAGACTATTCAGAAGGGACACAAAAACAGAGGACAAGGTTTCGCTTTTTATATTTCTCACACCTTATGTGATAGAGAGTCCTGAGGAGCTTTCCAAGATCACTCAAGAACACCAAAAGATGGCAGAAGAGCTAAAAAGAGCAATGGAAAAGAGATATAATGAGAAAAAAGAGCCTTAA
- a CDS encoding FAD-dependent oxidoreductase translates to MIYDVIIVGGGASGLACALTLASSKGRGWQWAENRNYLLFDKGESDLNKAYLKNVPGLSATLGKDLIEKIKKQIQDWGGVQIIQEEVIEITNGDQGYTVKTSSGSSYSADYVVLATGFHAFGIKGLGLEVVENPKSPKPGRVMIKHKDFEALPNLFVVGTLAGISSHFTSCAGSGVEVACEILSRMAGKRIVIHDVPNV, encoded by the coding sequence ATGATTTATGATGTCATTATAGTAGGTGGTGGAGCGTCGGGGCTTGCGTGCGCTCTTACTTTGGCTTCTTCAAAGGGTAGAGGCTGGCAGTGGGCAGAAAACAGAAACTATCTTCTCTTTGATAAGGGGGAGTCTGACCTCAACAAGGCTTACCTGAAAAATGTTCCGGGACTGAGTGCTACCTTGGGTAAAGACCTTATAGAAAAGATAAAAAAGCAGATTCAGGATTGGGGAGGTGTGCAGATAATACAAGAAGAAGTGATAGAAATAACGAACGGTGATCAAGGATACACTGTAAAGACCTCCTCAGGAAGTAGCTATAGTGCAGACTATGTTGTTTTGGCTACGGGTTTTCACGCATTTGGCATAAAGGGGCTTGGCCTGGAGGTTGTGGAAAACCCAAAATCACCAAAGCCTGGAAGGGTGATGATAAAGCACAAGGATTTTGAAGCTTTACCTAACCTGTTTGTTGTGGGCACTTTGGCAGGCATTAGCTCACACTTTACATCTTGTGCAGGTTCTGGTGTGGAGGTGGCTTGTGAGATACTCTCTCGTATGGCGGGCAAAAGAATAGTTATACATGATGTTCCAAATGTATAA
- a CDS encoding C39 family peptidase — protein sequence MRGLFALLLPFLLSFKLLDVPFVKQKDDYCGPASLSSVLEYYGVKKSQEDIAKFVYDPRLKGALITDLENYAKKLGFKAYTFQGNLEDIKRYIDEGKPVILLLDLGFLWFSVPHYIVVVGYDERYIYAHTGYESKKAFDYKDLDRKWAKMGRVGLVVYPQTQVVEPSSSR from the coding sequence GTGAGAGGGCTTTTTGCTCTCCTTCTGCCTTTTTTACTTTCTTTTAAGCTCCTTGATGTTCCTTTTGTAAAACAGAAAGATGATTACTGTGGTCCTGCTTCTCTGAGCAGTGTGCTTGAATATTACGGTGTGAAGAAGAGTCAGGAAGACATAGCCAAGTTCGTATACGATCCCAGGCTTAAAGGTGCTCTCATAACTGATTTAGAAAACTATGCCAAAAAACTTGGCTTTAAGGCTTACACCTTCCAAGGAAATCTTGAGGATATTAAAAGATACATAGACGAGGGTAAACCTGTTATCCTGCTTTTAGACCTTGGCTTCCTCTGGTTTAGCGTGCCCCACTACATTGTGGTAGTAGGTTATGACGAAAGGTACATATATGCGCACACAGGTTATGAGAGCAAGAAAGCTTTTGATTACAAAGACCTTGACAGAAAATGGGCAAAGATGGGTAGAGTAGGATTAGTAGTGTATCCTCAAACTCAGGTAGTGGAACCTTCTTCGTCAAGATAA
- a CDS encoding bis-aminopropyl spermidine synthase family protein, translating to MSLLTELAIKAREESQVRIYKKNVERVLSALLKSGDFWQIVDMSDLPVPAASGIVKVLIKEGYAFIDDEENIRLTQKGYDLIKELGIEPYVDYTCQACEGRGIPFYIDIEFYRTFIQLTKDRPKAIRDYDQGSVTPETTVSRVLFMDSRGDLRNKDILVLGAEDDLTGLAVALSRKAKSVLIIDIDKRLIDFDNNIFKELGIDNAEARVWDLRNPFPSEILGRYDVFVSDPPETLPAFRAFIGRGIATLKEEGGVGYFGLTLRDSSVFRWRDFQIALTSEFGVAITDIVQDFNAYITWDYHKETKAAQIAPVRREPKDIWYRSSWYRIEALPGFKRWNEAISDDVFYLDEEGSTT from the coding sequence GTGAGCTTACTTACAGAGCTTGCAATCAAAGCCAGAGAAGAGAGTCAGGTAAGGATATATAAAAAGAATGTAGAGAGAGTACTCTCTGCACTTTTGAAGAGCGGTGATTTTTGGCAGATAGTGGATATGTCAGACCTGCCTGTACCTGCAGCATCTGGCATAGTTAAAGTGCTTATAAAAGAAGGTTATGCCTTCATAGATGATGAGGAGAACATAAGGCTCACACAGAAGGGGTATGACCTTATTAAAGAGCTTGGGATAGAGCCTTATGTGGATTATACCTGCCAAGCTTGTGAAGGTAGAGGCATACCCTTTTACATAGACATTGAGTTTTACAGAACCTTCATACAGCTTACCAAAGATAGACCTAAGGCTATAAGAGACTACGATCAGGGTTCTGTGACACCAGAAACCACCGTCTCAAGGGTGCTATTTATGGACTCAAGAGGAGACCTGCGCAACAAGGATATACTTGTCTTGGGAGCGGAAGATGACCTTACGGGTCTTGCGGTAGCCCTTTCAAGGAAAGCCAAAAGCGTTCTCATCATAGACATAGACAAAAGACTGATAGATTTTGATAACAACATATTCAAAGAGCTGGGCATAGACAACGCAGAAGCTCGCGTTTGGGATCTTAGAAACCCCTTTCCCTCAGAAATATTGGGACGTTATGATGTCTTTGTCTCTGATCCACCAGAAACCCTGCCTGCCTTTAGAGCCTTTATAGGTAGAGGCATAGCAACCCTTAAGGAAGAAGGTGGGGTAGGATACTTTGGACTTACTCTCAGAGACTCCTCCGTATTCAGGTGGAGGGACTTTCAAATAGCCCTTACTTCTGAATTTGGTGTTGCCATAACGGATATAGTTCAAGATTTTAACGCTTACATAACTTGGGACTATCACAAAGAAACTAAAGCTGCACAGATAGCACCTGTCAGGAGAGAACCCAAAGATATATGGTACAGGTCCTCTTGGTATAGGATAGAGGCATTGCCCGGTTTTAAAAGGTGGAACGAGGCTATATCTGACGATGTGTTTTATCTTGACGAAGAAGGTTCCACTACCTGA
- a CDS encoding LptF/LptG family permease produces MLGKYVLSFYAKLFLVVNGVLLGIVSSYALMELLFLFKEKGGGVALSYLTNLLPIAFFYLLPLSCVIALMILLNHVFSKKIDLIVQSFGISPLRFLSSVVLFLIFISLINLFLSFGVYAEKNRNLYKIEKEFKKRQEIEDLILKDAWFFKEDNSKRVYINFKFVSIKDGSVAGIFYVEMENNKIVQVVQGEKGIWMGDTVFLPLANIWNFKEESKILQQFSIKLFDIKNAKPLGEKVEHLSLRQLLMLYSIGKSVGLNYNLYMSEVIRRLISSLSSVPISITVLSYTIKRRNIFAGFLSFLPAFSLYWVSFILVRKLPESTTVSPLYGLFPFVVLIALSLRGIYYLSKGFRV; encoded by the coding sequence ATGCTTGGCAAATATGTGCTTTCCTTTTACGCAAAACTCTTTCTTGTTGTGAATGGTGTGTTGTTGGGCATAGTTTCCTCTTACGCACTTATGGAATTACTCTTTCTGTTTAAAGAAAAAGGGGGTGGTGTAGCCTTGTCCTACCTTACAAATCTGCTTCCTATAGCTTTCTTTTATCTTCTTCCTCTTAGCTGTGTAATTGCCCTAATGATACTTCTTAACCATGTATTTTCAAAAAAGATAGATCTAATAGTCCAAAGTTTTGGGATATCACCTTTAAGGTTCCTCTCAAGTGTTGTACTTTTTCTGATCTTTATAAGCCTTATAAACTTATTTCTGAGTTTTGGTGTGTATGCGGAAAAAAATAGGAACCTTTACAAAATAGAAAAAGAGTTTAAGAAAAGACAAGAGATAGAAGATCTTATCTTAAAAGATGCATGGTTTTTTAAAGAAGATAACAGTAAAAGGGTTTACATAAATTTTAAGTTTGTGAGCATAAAAGATGGTAGCGTTGCGGGAATTTTTTATGTAGAAATGGAAAATAACAAAATAGTACAAGTGGTGCAAGGAGAAAAGGGTATTTGGATGGGTGATACTGTATTTTTACCCTTAGCAAATATTTGGAACTTCAAGGAAGAAAGCAAAATCCTTCAACAGTTTAGCATAAAACTCTTTGACATAAAAAACGCTAAGCCCTTAGGTGAAAAGGTGGAGCATTTGTCTTTGCGTCAGCTTTTAATGCTGTACTCTATAGGCAAAAGTGTAGGTTTAAACTATAACCTTTACATGTCAGAAGTTATAAGGAGGCTTATCTCTTCACTGTCCTCTGTTCCCATAAGCATTACCGTTTTATCTTATACCATCAAGCGTAGGAATATTTTTGCAGGTTTTTTGAGTTTCTTACCTGCATTTTCTCTCTACTGGGTGAGTTTTATTCTTGTGAGAAAATTACCAGAAAGCACAACGGTAAGTCCCCTTTACGGACTTTTCCCTTTTGTAGTTCTTATTGCACTCTCTTTAAGAGGCATTTACTATTTGAGCAAAGGATTCAGGGTCTAA